The Malus domestica chromosome 10, GDT2T_hap1 genome contains a region encoding:
- the LOC103412187 gene encoding uncharacterized protein isoform X5 codes for MEGKEDGDAYEERPPSPAQVLQEISEEAFKVAGETLQNVVSGKSSMPPLAPGHTRSQSEVVTTTHRRSNSFQKLKTQMQKAWRWGGSSRDGLRLSFNPEVLANQKRQWYQRYSKSKGHIKYTEPTSLFEHFIIAGLHPDANLDTAEDAFVKRKKWEMEMINCGIVDLKLLQQRGPPIPTLEPQILFKYPPGKRFDMRLTDLASFCFPGGVKARLLEKTPSLSDLNQVVYGQEHLGKDDLSFIFSLKVADNATLYGVCLHVSEIVQRPPAILGISSPNSHSTGGLFRFLVSAPRCYCVLSRVPFFELHYEMLNSIIQQERLKRITQFASEMALNDFVPTLPKVQDYDNESPERESFDNWMDSAIPVNSSIALTVAGAGIRPEDETPPSSLKIWELQSPESVSASESSDFCQVRYLDKDGRRDSQCSDDYGFEASETRSEASERICAIYGNDHTSPEVGTSFSTRNRTLERLGSSESLFSPARSMVSEDEDDDLSSTCEKEFGDELIMEWARENKNDLLQILCGFHALPLPQRGSEFSFQPLEHLQATEYRRPSVAALGFDENSVDSFEDPGVNVMLAAAEEALALSIWTTATICRVLSLESILSLLTGVLLEKQVVIVCPNLGVLSATVLSLIPMIRPFQWQSLMLPVLPGKILDFLDAPVPFIIGIQQVPADLKRKTSDPVQVNVQKDQVKMCHLPSLPGHKDLATELGPIHARLSREGSFAQKHPVYRCNEVQIEAAGQFLEVMKNYAESLCSDLRSYTITSVQSNSDRVSLLLKDSFIDSFPSKDRQFMKLREW; via the exons ATGGAGGGTAAAGAAGATGGTGATGCATACGAAGAGCGGCCTCCGTCGCCTGCTCAGGTTTTGCAGGAAATATCTGAGGAGGCATTTAAAGTGGCAGGGGAAACACTGCAAAATGTGGTCTCAGGTAAATCGAGCATGCCACCACTGGCACCGGGGCATACGCGCTCCCAAAGTGAAGTTGTAACTACGACACACAGACGGAGCAATAGctttcaaaaattgaaaactcagATGCAGAAGGCTTGGAGATGGGGTGGAAGTTCGCGGGATGGTTTGCGGTTGTCTTTCAATCCTGAGGTTTTGGCAAACCAAAAACGCCAGTGGTATCAGCGTTACTCCAAATCAAAG GGCCATATAAAATATACCGAGCCAACTTCACTCTTTGAGCATTTTATTATTGCGGGGCTTCATCCTGATGCTAACCTTGACACTGCGGAGGATGCATTTgttaaaagaaagaaatgggAGATGGAGATGATAAATTGCGGAATTGTTGACCTTAAATTGCTACAGCAGCGGGGACCTCCAATTCCTACATTAGAACCTCAG ATACTTTTTAAATATCCTCCTGGGAAGCGGTTTGATATGCGTTTGACAGATTTAGCTTCCTTTTGTTTTCCTGGAGGGGTTAAG GCACGGTTATTGGAGAAGACTCCGTCACTAAGTGATTTAAATCAAGTTGTTTATGGACAG GAGCATTTAGGCAAAGAtgatttatcatttattttctcACTCAAG GTGGCAGACAATGCAACACTTTATGGTGTTTGCCTGCATGTGTCAGAAATTGTTCAGAGGCCTCCTGCTATCTTAGGCATCTCATCACCTAATTCTCATTCGACAGGAGGACTCTTCCGCTTTTTGGTTTCTGCACCTCGATGCTACTGTGTGCTATCCAGAGTTCCTTTTTTTGAGTTACATTACGAGATGCTGAATAG TATCATTCAACAGGAGCGTCTGAAGCGAATAACACAATTTGCTAGTGAAATGGCCCTCAATGATTTTGTCCCTACATTGCCCAAAGTACAAGATTATGATAATGAGTCCCCTGAGAGGGAGTCTTTTGATAATTGGATGGACTCCGCAATACCAGTGAACAGTTCAATTGCACTTACAGTTGCTGGTGCAGGAATCAGACCGGAGGATGAGACTCCACCTTCTTCACTCAAGATATGGGAACTGCAGTCCCCTGAAAGTGTTTCTGCTAGCGAAAGTTCAGATTTTTGTCAAGTACGGTATTTAGACAAAGATGGTAGAAGGGATTCACAATGTTCTGATGACTATGGTTTTGAGGCCTCTGAAACTCGTTCAGAGGCTTCAGAAAGAATATGCGCAATCTATGGAAATGACCATACTTCTCCAGAGGTTGGGACATCTTTCTCCACCAGGAATCGCACATTGGAGCGTCTTGGCAGTTCTGAATCTCTATTCAG TCCAGCTAGAAGCATGGTATCGGAGGATGAAGATGATGACCTTTCCTCAACGTGTGAGAAAGAGTTTGGTGATGAACTAATAATGGAATGGGCTAGG GAGAACAAGAACGATTTATTACAGATTCTTTGTGGTTTTCATGCTTTGCCTCTCCCGCAACGAGGAAGTGAGTTTTCTTTTCAACCTCTTGAACACCTACAAGCTACTGAGTATAGGAGACCTTCAGTTGCTGCTCTTGGTTTTGATGAGAATAGTGTTGATTCATTTGAAGATCCTGGg GTCAATGTTATGTTAGCTGCTGCTGAGGAAGCGCTTGCACTATCAATATGGACAACTGCAACAATTTGCCGAGTTCTCTCCCTTGAAAGT ATTTTGTCATTGCTTACGGGAGTATTACTAGAAAAACAAGTGGTGATAGTGTGTCCGAATCTG GGTGTGCTATCAGCTACAGTATTGTCTCTCATTCCCATGATTCGTCCATTTCAATGGCAGAGTTTAATGCTTCCT GTTCTACCAGGGAAAATACTTGATTTTCTTGACGCCCCAGTTCCATTTATT ATTGGGATACAACAGGTTCCTGCAGACCTGAAGAGGAAAACGTCGGATCCTGTTCAAGTTAATGTGCAAAAGGATCAG gtgaaaatgtgtcatttGCCGTCACTTCCAGGACATAAAGATCTAGCCACTGAATTAGGGCCCATCCATGCTAGACTGTCGCGTGAAGGTTCATTTGCTCAAAAGCATCCTGTATATAGGTGCAACGAAGTGCAG ATCGAAGCTGCAGGCCAGTTTTTGGAAGTCATGAAGAACTACGCAGAATCACTTTGTTCAGATCTAAGGTCTTACACAATAACAAGTGTACAATCAAACAGTGACAGG GTTTCTTTACTTCTTAAAGATAGCTTTATCGATTCCTTTCCGAGCAAGGACAGACAATTTATGAAG CTTCGAGAATGGTGA